A single genomic interval of Paenibacillus macerans harbors:
- a CDS encoding YheC/YheD family protein produces the protein MAIQRIASKWEKTKVIRQNESLRPYIPDTRKFALEPLRDMLNEYGFVFVKPDNGTYGNGVMSVELWRDELAPESPMQYRLRYGTESELFPALEELYEALEKRIGQTPYLIQKGIHALTYRRRKFDIRALVQRTPRKTWETTGFIGRVAAQQKVITNYRGGGSVMLIEDLLAPYTNAKEFARLYKEMKWIGEQVAAQLARKFPRLKEIGLDIAIDEYHHIWILEVNTLPALFPFKMLHPKEVYKKIRRYAVAYGRLKASSK, from the coding sequence TTGGCGATTCAACGCATCGCAAGCAAATGGGAAAAAACGAAAGTAATCCGGCAGAATGAATCACTTCGTCCTTATATCCCGGATACCCGAAAATTCGCTCTGGAGCCTCTCCGGGATATGTTGAACGAGTACGGGTTCGTCTTTGTCAAGCCGGACAATGGAACCTACGGCAACGGCGTCATGAGCGTAGAACTCTGGCGGGATGAACTTGCCCCGGAGAGTCCAATGCAATACAGGTTAAGGTACGGAACGGAATCCGAACTGTTCCCGGCGTTGGAGGAATTGTACGAGGCGCTTGAGAAAAGAATCGGACAGACGCCTTACCTGATTCAAAAAGGGATTCACGCGCTTACGTACCGGCGGCGTAAATTCGACATCCGCGCCCTCGTACAGAGAACCCCGCGCAAAACCTGGGAAACGACCGGATTTATCGGCCGGGTGGCGGCCCAGCAAAAAGTAATCACCAACTATCGGGGCGGCGGCAGCGTCATGCTGATCGAAGATCTTCTGGCTCCTTACACGAACGCCAAAGAATTCGCCCGCCTTTACAAAGAAATGAAATGGATCGGCGAACAGGTGGCGGCCCAGCTGGCCCGTAAATTTCCAAGGCTCAAGGAAATCGGCCTGGACATCGCCATTGACGAATACCATCATATCTGGATTTTGGAGGTGAACACCCTCCCCGCCCTGTTCCCTTTCAAAATGCTGCACCCGAAAGAAGTCTATAAAAAAATCCGGCGTTACGCAGTAGCGTACGGCCGGCTGAAAGCTTCTTCCAAATAG
- a CDS encoding DUF2264 domain-containing protein: MAAEMEKGKGIQTGAISKSIRENPLAARRDLQAAFQQLTGPLMGHYTGGRARLKLGAAGAGYPDSVAGMEGFSRVLWGLVPFLAGGGETPLEDICLEGIRHGTDPGHEEYWGDVNDYDQRLVEMAAFGFALALAPERFWKPLGERERKHLYAWLNQINHRACYDCNWLFFQVLVNIGFHKAGLPYDRKQVARNLSRIDEFYLSDGWYSDGPGGHSDYYVPFALHFYGLLYAKLMGDEDPVRAARFKDRAARFAADFTLWFAPDGSALPYGRSLTYRFAQSAFWSALAYAEVDVFSPGVIKGLVLRNLRWWFRQPILDAGGLLTVGYAYPNLVMAENYNSPGSPYWAFKAFLPLAFPESHPFWQAEEEALPAAGPVAVQLPPHLVVCRQNENGHVAAFNSGHLSTNEHTHTSAKYEKFAYSTAFGFSVPRAEWGLGQGAFDSMLALSEGDNLYRVRRSNEETGIEENLIYARWRPWHNVCVESWIVAGLPWHYRIHRISTDRELDVAEGGFALGLEPAAQGEQTGTLSEGGVLIGNSLGSSGVAGKLGYERAELIYPNANTNVLYPRTVIPTLRGRLRPGNHWLIAAIYGNPACPGAKKSARISSPESAHEPSGMVDVGQNEIRIKTFTGQVKVIRMD, translated from the coding sequence ATGGCGGCGGAAATGGAAAAAGGAAAAGGGATACAAACGGGGGCAATTTCGAAGTCCATTCGGGAAAATCCTTTGGCCGCGCGGCGGGACCTGCAGGCGGCGTTCCAGCAGCTTACCGGGCCGCTGATGGGGCATTACACGGGCGGCCGCGCCCGTTTAAAACTGGGAGCGGCGGGAGCAGGGTATCCGGACTCCGTCGCCGGGATGGAGGGTTTTTCCCGCGTGTTGTGGGGCTTGGTTCCTTTTCTGGCGGGGGGCGGGGAAACCCCGTTAGAGGACATCTGCCTGGAGGGGATCCGCCACGGTACCGATCCAGGTCATGAGGAATACTGGGGCGACGTGAACGATTACGACCAGCGCCTGGTGGAAATGGCGGCGTTCGGGTTCGCGTTGGCGCTGGCCCCGGAGCGATTCTGGAAGCCGTTGGGTGAGCGGGAACGGAAGCATCTGTACGCCTGGCTGAATCAGATCAACCACCGCGCTTGTTACGATTGCAACTGGCTTTTTTTCCAGGTGCTCGTCAATATCGGGTTTCATAAGGCCGGACTTCCATATGACCGCAAGCAAGTGGCGCGCAATTTAAGCCGGATTGACGAATTTTACTTATCCGACGGCTGGTACAGCGACGGGCCGGGCGGACACAGCGATTACTACGTGCCGTTTGCCCTGCATTTTTACGGTTTGCTGTACGCCAAGCTGATGGGGGATGAGGACCCGGTGCGGGCTGCCCGCTTTAAGGACAGGGCGGCGCGGTTTGCCGCCGATTTCACGTTGTGGTTTGCGCCGGACGGTTCGGCGCTGCCCTATGGGAGAAGCCTGACGTACCGGTTTGCCCAGTCGGCGTTCTGGAGCGCGCTGGCTTACGCCGAGGTTGACGTTTTTTCGCCGGGGGTGATCAAAGGTCTCGTCTTGCGGAATTTGCGCTGGTGGTTTCGGCAGCCGATTTTGGATGCGGGCGGACTGCTGACGGTCGGTTACGCCTATCCTAACCTGGTGATGGCCGAAAATTACAATTCGCCGGGGTCGCCTTATTGGGCCTTTAAAGCTTTTTTGCCGCTCGCTTTTCCGGAAAGCCATCCCTTCTGGCAGGCGGAAGAGGAGGCGCTGCCCGCTGCCGGGCCCGTCGCGGTGCAGCTGCCGCCGCATCTCGTCGTTTGCCGGCAGAACGAGAACGGGCATGTCGCCGCGTTCAACAGCGGCCACCTCTCGACCAATGAACACACGCATACATCGGCAAAATATGAAAAATTTGCCTATTCGACCGCCTTCGGCTTTAGCGTGCCGAGAGCGGAGTGGGGGCTTGGGCAAGGGGCTTTCGACTCGATGCTTGCGCTCAGCGAAGGGGACAATCTGTACCGGGTCAGAAGGAGCAACGAGGAGACAGGGATTGAGGAGAACCTCATTTATGCCCGGTGGAGACCGTGGCATAACGTTTGCGTTGAGTCCTGGATCGTCGCCGGTTTGCCGTGGCATTACCGGATTCACCGGATCAGCACGGACCGGGAGCTGGACGTTGCCGAAGGCGGATTTGCCTTGGGGCTTGAACCGGCTGCGCAGGGCGAACAAACCGGGACGTTGTCCGAGGGCGGTGTGCTGATCGGCAATTCGCTGGGGAGCAGCGGCGTCGCCGGCAAACTAGGGTATGAGCGGGCGGAACTGATTTACCCGAACGCCAACACGAATGTGTTGTATCCGCGGACCGTCATTCCTACGCTTCGGGGCCGTCTTCGGCCGGGCAACCATTGGCTGATTGCCGCCATATACGGAAATCCGGCTTGTCCGGGAGCAAAAAAAAGCGCCCGCATCAGTTCGCCGGAAAGCGCCCATGAGCCCTCCGGAATGGTGGATGTGGGGCAAAATGAGATCCGCATCAAAACGTTTACGGGCCAAGTAAAAGTGATTCGGATGGATTGA
- a CDS encoding glycoside hydrolase family 88 protein, with translation MQAAEHTLERNRADWAEEAWGKARRKIQRTSGRIGAGFPHASHNGVYELADPGWWTAGFWPGILWLLYNGTRDERLKALAERCEETLDGVLDGYTRLDHDAGFMWILTSVASYKLLGKEQSRVRALKAANYLAARFNLKGRYIRAWNPWTEGEDNAGIAIIDCSMNTALLFWASANTGDPRYRHIAEAHMDTVLEHFIRPDGSVYHIVRFDAETGERLEPLGGQGYAPESAWSRGTAWAIYGLTLAYHHTGKPAYLNAAKRAAHFFLAGLPEDHVPPWDFRAPQELCHIRDSSAGACAASGLLLLADQVDPLESAVYREPAIRILDSLYRNYGAWDDEREEGLILHGTGHYPEGKNVDVPLIYGDFFYVEGLARLLGKGPFYWE, from the coding sequence ATGCAAGCAGCGGAACACACGCTGGAGAGGAACCGGGCGGATTGGGCGGAGGAAGCATGGGGCAAGGCACGGCGAAAAATACAAAGAACCAGCGGGCGGATCGGAGCGGGATTCCCACACGCCAGCCATAACGGGGTATACGAGCTTGCCGATCCGGGCTGGTGGACGGCCGGGTTTTGGCCGGGGATTTTATGGCTGCTGTACAACGGCACCCGGGATGAGCGTCTCAAGGCGCTGGCCGAGCGATGCGAGGAGACGCTGGACGGCGTGCTCGACGGGTATACGAGGCTGGATCATGACGCCGGCTTTATGTGGATTTTAACGAGCGTAGCTTCGTATAAGCTGCTGGGCAAGGAGCAGTCGCGCGTTCGCGCGCTGAAAGCGGCCAATTATTTGGCGGCTCGCTTTAACCTGAAGGGGCGCTACATTCGGGCTTGGAATCCGTGGACCGAAGGAGAGGACAATGCCGGGATCGCCATTATCGATTGCAGTATGAACACGGCTCTCTTGTTCTGGGCTTCGGCCAACACGGGCGATCCCCGCTACCGCCATATTGCGGAGGCGCATATGGATACGGTGCTGGAGCATTTTATCCGCCCCGACGGTTCGGTGTACCACATCGTCCGGTTCGATGCGGAAACGGGCGAGCGCCTCGAACCCCTCGGCGGCCAAGGATATGCGCCGGAGTCGGCCTGGTCCAGGGGTACGGCCTGGGCGATTTACGGCTTGACGCTGGCGTATCATCACACCGGCAAGCCGGCGTATCTTAACGCGGCCAAACGGGCCGCCCACTTCTTTCTGGCCGGGCTGCCGGAGGACCATGTGCCGCCATGGGATTTTCGCGCGCCGCAGGAGCTCTGCCATATCCGCGATTCCTCGGCGGGGGCCTGCGCGGCCAGCGGCCTGCTGCTGCTGGCGGATCAAGTCGATCCTTTGGAGTCCGCGGTTTACCGGGAGCCGGCGATCCGTATCCTGGATTCGTTATACCGGAACTACGGCGCTTGGGATGATGAGCGCGAGGAAGGTTTGATTTTGCACGGCACGGGTCATTATCCGGAAGGCAAAAACGTCGATGTGCCGCTGATCTACGGGGACTTCTTCTATGTCGAAGGGCTGGCCCGGCTGCTGGGGAAAGGGCCTTTTTATTGGGAATAG
- a CDS encoding heparinase II/III domain-containing protein has translation MNSLGRTLEREDWLAIVGRMAPADLRLYYPGGDQAAFWRRVRESGEYREEVLEIRAEAERLRHEQNPELAYSLFAVFAQRGTRLEYERVYFERRRRLNTFALLALLDPDDQVAEHELLDMIWSVCGEYTWCLPAHLGEVGHERAIDLFAAETGFTLGEIALLLQGRLPRLLQTRIEAEVNRRLFEPFLRSGPYEWETARHNWAAVCAGSVGAAALLLLRDPEALSAILQRAHASLECYLQGFGADGACPEGPGYWNYGFGYFVYFADLLARRTLGEADWFAGDKVRRIAEFQQKCYLGGDRVANFSDAVPHCRVQIGLSHQLARRYKSVQLPPPGLRADYRDDHCSRWAPAFRNLVWKDGAAEGEQDRDWPAASCYLPDAQWLVSRHRSAAGAFGFAAKGGHNGEPHNHNDLGHFILIADGDTFAADLGSGEYTADYFGAGRYRYDCNGSQGHSVPIINGRHQAEGERHAAAVLEAATGETRDELRLDLTGAYEEPGLKRFTRSFVWDKTELPALELTDEFRFVLQPEALAERVVTPLQPVMNGNGEVLLAAGGGKRALRIVYDGQRLEPAAQPHTFRNHFGRDETWYSLDFIVKRPRQTERVRLKFEFV, from the coding sequence ATGAATTCGTTGGGACGAACGTTGGAACGTGAGGATTGGCTTGCGATCGTAGGGCGTATGGCTCCGGCTGACCTTCGTTTGTATTATCCGGGCGGAGATCAGGCCGCGTTTTGGCGGCGGGTGAGGGAGTCCGGGGAGTACCGGGAAGAAGTCCTGGAAATCCGGGCGGAAGCGGAACGGCTGCGGCACGAACAAAATCCGGAGCTCGCCTATTCGTTGTTTGCGGTCTTTGCGCAGCGGGGGACGCGGCTGGAGTATGAGCGGGTTTACTTCGAGCGGAGACGGCGGTTAAATACATTCGCTTTGCTGGCCCTGCTTGATCCGGACGATCAGGTTGCGGAACACGAGCTGCTGGACATGATTTGGTCGGTCTGCGGCGAGTATACATGGTGCCTGCCGGCCCATCTGGGCGAGGTCGGTCATGAGCGGGCCATCGACCTATTTGCAGCCGAAACTGGGTTTACGCTAGGCGAAATCGCCTTGCTGCTGCAGGGGCGGCTGCCCAGGCTGCTGCAAACGCGCATCGAGGCGGAAGTGAACCGGCGGTTGTTCGAGCCTTTCCTGAGGAGCGGGCCGTACGAATGGGAGACGGCCAGGCATAATTGGGCGGCCGTATGCGCCGGTTCCGTCGGCGCCGCCGCGCTGCTGCTCCTGCGGGACCCGGAGGCCTTGAGCGCCATCCTGCAGCGCGCGCATGCCAGCCTCGAATGCTACCTGCAAGGCTTTGGCGCGGACGGGGCCTGCCCGGAAGGGCCCGGGTATTGGAACTACGGGTTCGGCTATTTCGTGTATTTTGCCGATTTGCTCGCGCGGCGCACGTTAGGAGAGGCCGACTGGTTTGCCGGGGACAAGGTGCGGCGGATCGCCGAGTTTCAGCAAAAATGCTACCTCGGCGGTGACCGGGTGGCCAATTTCTCCGATGCCGTCCCCCATTGCCGCGTGCAGATCGGGTTATCTCATCAACTCGCCCGCCGTTACAAGAGCGTGCAGCTTCCGCCGCCCGGCCTGCGGGCCGATTACCGGGACGACCATTGCAGCCGCTGGGCGCCGGCCTTCCGCAACTTGGTCTGGAAGGATGGTGCGGCGGAAGGGGAGCAGGACCGCGATTGGCCTGCGGCGAGTTGCTATTTGCCCGATGCCCAATGGCTGGTCTCCCGGCACCGGAGCGCGGCCGGAGCGTTTGGCTTTGCCGCCAAGGGCGGGCACAACGGGGAGCCGCACAACCATAACGACCTGGGGCATTTCATCCTGATCGCAGACGGGGACACCTTTGCCGCGGATCTGGGCAGCGGCGAATATACCGCCGATTATTTCGGAGCAGGCCGGTACCGCTATGATTGCAACGGGTCGCAGGGTCACTCGGTGCCGATCATCAACGGCCGGCATCAGGCCGAAGGGGAGCGGCACGCGGCGGCCGTATTGGAGGCGGCCACCGGCGAAACGCGGGATGAGCTGCGGCTTGATTTGACCGGAGCTTATGAAGAACCAGGGCTAAAGCGATTCACCCGGTCGTTTGTCTGGGACAAAACGGAGCTGCCGGCGCTGGAACTGACCGATGAATTCCGGTTTGTCTTACAACCGGAAGCACTGGCGGAGCGGGTGGTGACGCCGCTTCAGCCGGTGATGAACGGAAACGGCGAGGTCCTGCTGGCAGCAGGCGGCGGGAAGCGGGCGCTGCGCATCGTTTATGACGGGCAGCGCCTCGAGCCGGCCGCGCAGCCGCACACGTTCCGCAATCATTTCGGCCGGGACGAAACCTGGTATTCGCTTGATTTTATCGTCAAGCGGCCGCGGCAGACAGAGCGGGTGCGGCTGAAATTCGAATTTGTTTGA
- a CDS encoding helix-turn-helix transcriptional regulator, translating into MSMIGRARYAPETVKDWTLKLLLDLKLKLHSLHSIRPSYSAESLHKELVDIYSLSELGAWLKGHLERIAALTEAGSGASRRTEVAEACRYVSLRLHTRISLDEAAGHLHLNPSYFSRLFKKETGMTFIEYITRMKMERAKELLDGTRYSVGEIGEMLGYDNQSYFIKTFKGYTGATPMEYRR; encoded by the coding sequence ATGTCCATGATCGGCCGGGCGCGGTATGCGCCGGAGACCGTCAAAGACTGGACGCTGAAGCTGCTGCTCGATTTGAAGCTGAAGCTGCATTCGCTGCATTCGATCCGCCCGTCTTATTCCGCCGAGTCCCTGCATAAGGAGTTGGTCGACATTTATTCGCTGTCCGAGCTTGGCGCTTGGTTGAAGGGTCATTTGGAGCGGATTGCGGCCCTGACGGAGGCGGGTTCGGGGGCGAGCCGGCGAACCGAGGTGGCGGAGGCCTGCCGGTACGTCTCCCTTCGCCTTCATACGCGAATCAGCCTCGACGAGGCGGCCGGGCATCTGCATTTGAACCCGAGCTATTTCAGCCGGCTGTTCAAGAAGGAAACCGGCATGACCTTCATAGAGTATATTACGCGCATGAAAATGGAGCGGGCCAAGGAGCTGCTGGACGGGACCCGGTATTCCGTCGGGGAGATCGGCGAAATGCTCGGTTACGACAATCAGAGCTATTTTATTAAAACGTTCAAAGGTTACACGGGCGCCACTCCTATGGAGTACCGGAGATGA
- a CDS encoding cache domain-containing sensor histidine kinase has product MFKRLSHFAPRTIRAKLILAAVVCILVPAAFTLNVYHALTQKAVKQQAIANAENSLELVNGSVTLLLKGMLDIANYIQVNAGLNTYFKLVASGYQEPDPYRKFTDANRVLEQLDSLTVVGEKSYVTVLLTDGSYFMNYSVSDYNPLDLLQEPWFEQLDELQGLDSYWIGAEPTKFKYDRFDHPYQVSVARTLRLANSDIYGYVVVTVMEDQVSDIFSELTAGQEVRLVDAAGRIVADRNKDNIGGAYPGGKQEQLGHGLGAGHEYEYEHGRAAAETAFILRDDGKPLLVAEQSIALNGWRLILTQPYQEATVNISSIFNRVFLFQIISFIVFMAMLIVLVRTFTRPLVRLGKAASAVQRGNLEVRSGVRGNDEIGRLGLLFDQMLDRVKQMIAEISTTQARKRTAELKMLQAQINPHFLFNVLNSIRMKVMKHGDLESGKMIGSLSTLLRMTISREEDEITLHEEIELVSHYVRLMNLRQKQEVTLELAVAPEAFLVKVPRLILQPLVENALIHGLTQQAGVIRIAASMEQDGLLLTVADNGAGMEEAKLEATLRRMNDAGAAPEQAGIKPKGHFSGMGLHNVMERMRLRFGPMFHVEIRSEPGLGTVIEMYIPHDKGER; this is encoded by the coding sequence ATGTTCAAGCGGCTCAGCCACTTTGCGCCCCGGACGATTCGCGCGAAATTGATTTTGGCCGCGGTGGTCTGCATTCTCGTTCCCGCTGCCTTTACCTTAAACGTGTATCATGCGCTGACGCAAAAGGCGGTCAAGCAGCAGGCCATCGCCAATGCGGAAAATTCGCTCGAGCTGGTAAACGGCTCGGTGACCCTTTTATTAAAAGGCATGCTGGACATCGCCAATTACATCCAGGTCAATGCGGGGTTGAACACGTATTTCAAGCTGGTGGCCTCCGGATATCAGGAGCCGGACCCTTACCGGAAATTTACTGACGCGAACCGCGTGCTGGAACAACTGGACAGCCTGACCGTGGTTGGCGAAAAAAGCTATGTAACGGTGCTGCTCACCGACGGATCTTATTTTATGAATTATTCCGTAAGCGATTACAACCCGCTCGATTTGCTGCAGGAACCCTGGTTCGAACAGCTCGACGAGCTGCAGGGGTTGGATTCTTATTGGATTGGCGCGGAGCCGACGAAATTCAAGTACGACCGGTTCGACCATCCGTACCAGGTGTCGGTAGCGCGTACGCTGCGGCTGGCTAATTCGGACATTTACGGGTATGTCGTCGTGACGGTGATGGAGGATCAGGTCAGCGATATTTTCAGCGAACTGACCGCGGGCCAGGAAGTTCGTTTGGTGGATGCCGCGGGGAGGATCGTGGCGGACCGGAACAAGGACAACATCGGCGGCGCGTATCCCGGCGGGAAGCAGGAGCAACTGGGGCATGGGCTTGGGGCTGGGCATGAGTATGAGTATGAGCATGGGCGTGCGGCGGCGGAAACCGCCTTTATTTTGCGGGATGATGGCAAGCCGCTGCTCGTAGCTGAGCAGAGCATCGCGCTGAACGGCTGGCGGTTGATCCTTACCCAGCCCTACCAGGAGGCGACGGTCAACATCAGCTCGATCTTCAACCGTGTGTTCTTGTTCCAGATCATCTCGTTTATCGTGTTTATGGCGATGCTGATCGTGTTGGTCAGAACGTTCACCCGGCCGCTGGTGCGGCTCGGCAAGGCGGCGTCGGCGGTGCAGCGGGGCAACCTGGAGGTGCGCTCCGGCGTTCGCGGCAATGACGAAATCGGGCGGCTGGGGCTGCTGTTCGACCAGATGCTGGACCGGGTAAAGCAAATGATCGCGGAAATTTCCACGACCCAGGCCCGCAAACGGACGGCGGAGCTGAAAATGCTGCAGGCGCAGATCAACCCGCATTTTTTGTTTAACGTGCTCAATTCGATTCGCATGAAAGTGATGAAGCATGGTGATCTCGAGAGCGGGAAGATGATCGGTTCGTTGTCCACGCTGCTGCGGATGACGATCAGCCGCGAAGAGGATGAAATCACGCTGCACGAGGAAATCGAGCTCGTTTCGCATTACGTGCGGCTGATGAATTTGCGCCAGAAGCAGGAAGTGACGCTGGAGCTGGCCGTGGCGCCGGAGGCTTTTCTCGTGAAAGTGCCGCGGCTCATCCTGCAACCGCTCGTGGAAAACGCGCTGATTCACGGGCTTACGCAGCAGGCCGGCGTCATCAGGATCGCCGCTTCGATGGAACAGGACGGTTTGCTGCTCACCGTCGCGGATAACGGCGCCGGGATGGAAGAAGCGAAGCTTGAGGCCACGCTGCGCAGGATGAACGATGCGGGGGCGGCGCCTGAACAAGCCGGTATCAAGCCGAAAGGCCATTTTTCCGGGATGGGCCTGCACAATGTGATGGAGCGGATGCGCTTGAGGTTCGGGCCAATGTTCCACGTGGAAATTCGCAGCGAACCGGGACTCGGAACGGTGATCGAGATGTACATTCCTCACGATAAGGGGGAGCGCTAG
- a CDS encoding extracellular solute-binding protein produces MNKRKTGAKQVKLWSAVLAAMLLIGLLAGCGGGGNTAGGNGGGSPAAEGETSGDGGGKVNLRLYTYGTEEAYNWKHTLEAYEQANPGVTVELVQLSEKGDTQEAFKKLDLEAASSAQMDILMFSDAAGYAQRVALGMAEPLDDYIAKDGYTVEEDYKVDTHLDGKVYALPGKFNPWYVLLNKDHLEAAGLPVPADWTWDEFADYAKKLTQGEGADKRYGTYFHGPQAGGWMEYVKLLMMNQPQNADFLKADGSSNLDDPNFRKSLELRVRMEKEDQSSVPYTDMISQKLAYRTQFFNESASMLTIGSWMNTEIGGTDKVPLNFNVAVAPFPKNNPEDEIGLTPVTTDYVAVAAKSQHKEEAYRFVRWYTTEGQVVQGKNIPAWNGVSSEEITGIIDTILAGTKNPEKVDKESLVNTLMASKASAIIPPSSYQAEVYKAINEEYEKLILGNQDIDTTIKNCQERVNQIIESNKK; encoded by the coding sequence ATGAACAAACGGAAAACGGGGGCAAAACAGGTAAAGTTATGGTCGGCCGTGCTGGCCGCGATGCTGCTGATCGGGCTGCTGGCGGGCTGCGGGGGCGGCGGGAACACGGCCGGAGGCAACGGCGGGGGATCTCCGGCGGCGGAAGGAGAAACGTCAGGTGACGGCGGCGGCAAGGTGAATCTTCGCTTGTACACGTACGGAACCGAGGAGGCGTACAACTGGAAGCACACCCTGGAGGCCTATGAGCAGGCCAATCCGGGCGTAACGGTCGAGCTGGTGCAGCTGAGCGAAAAAGGAGACACCCAGGAGGCGTTCAAAAAGCTGGACCTGGAAGCGGCCTCGTCGGCGCAAATGGACATCCTGATGTTCAGCGATGCCGCCGGATACGCACAACGCGTGGCGTTAGGCATGGCCGAGCCGCTCGACGATTACATCGCCAAAGACGGGTACACCGTGGAAGAGGATTACAAAGTGGACACCCATTTGGACGGCAAAGTGTATGCGCTTCCAGGCAAATTTAATCCGTGGTACGTGCTTTTGAACAAAGATCACCTCGAAGCGGCGGGACTTCCGGTGCCTGCCGACTGGACCTGGGACGAATTTGCCGATTATGCAAAAAAGCTGACCCAGGGGGAAGGTGCAGACAAACGCTATGGAACGTATTTCCACGGGCCGCAAGCCGGCGGATGGATGGAATACGTCAAGCTGCTGATGATGAATCAGCCGCAAAACGCCGATTTTCTGAAAGCGGACGGCTCTTCCAATCTGGATGACCCGAATTTCCGCAAATCGCTGGAGCTGCGCGTGCGGATGGAGAAAGAAGACCAGTCCTCCGTGCCGTATACCGATATGATTTCGCAAAAGCTCGCTTACCGGACGCAGTTTTTCAACGAATCGGCCAGCATGCTGACGATCGGGAGCTGGATGAACACGGAAATCGGCGGTACCGATAAAGTCCCGTTGAATTTTAACGTGGCGGTCGCCCCGTTCCCGAAGAACAATCCCGAGGATGAAATCGGCCTGACGCCGGTAACCACCGATTATGTGGCCGTCGCCGCCAAATCGCAGCACAAGGAAGAGGCGTACCGCTTTGTCCGCTGGTATACGACGGAAGGGCAAGTTGTGCAGGGCAAGAACATTCCGGCGTGGAACGGCGTAAGCTCTGAGGAAATCACCGGCATCATCGATACGATTCTGGCCGGCACGAAAAATCCGGAGAAGGTCGACAAAGAGTCGCTGGTGAACACGCTGATGGCCTCCAAGGCTTCCGCGATCATCCCGCCTTCTTCGTACCAGGCCGAGGTGTACAAGGCGATCAACGAGGAGTACGAGAAGCTGATTTTGGGCAACCAGGATATCGATACGACGATCAAAAATTGTCAGGAGCGCGTTAACCAAATTATTGAATCCAACAAAAAATGA
- a CDS encoding carbohydrate ABC transporter permease — translation MMTSRRIEWPRAVLALLMFAASILFLLPFFWMLMTSFKIETEVFVYPIEWIPRTWNAVENYKEVWFGDYPFYVYYWNSIKVAVATTFISSLISSLAAYGFSKIKFAASQGLFLIVLATYMIPSQAILVPQFILYRNIGLFDSHLGLIVISSFSVLGTFMLRQFFMGVHQDFIESAKIDGAGHLRIFRSIGLPLVKPAVATYAILRFIWTWNDYQNPLIFLRTDKWFTLPLAMQKFTSMSGEFYSLIMAGAVSAIFPLLIIFIIGQKSVIEGIALGGVKG, via the coding sequence ATGATGACGAGCCGCCGTATCGAGTGGCCGAGGGCCGTTCTGGCCCTGCTGATGTTTGCCGCAAGCATCCTGTTTCTGCTCCCTTTCTTCTGGATGCTGATGACGTCGTTCAAAATCGAAACCGAGGTGTTCGTTTACCCGATTGAATGGATTCCCCGGACCTGGAACGCGGTGGAAAATTACAAAGAGGTGTGGTTCGGCGACTATCCGTTTTACGTGTATTACTGGAATTCGATTAAGGTCGCTGTGGCGACGACGTTTATTTCCAGCCTGATCTCCAGTTTGGCGGCCTACGGCTTCTCGAAGATCAAGTTCGCCGCCAGCCAGGGGTTGTTCCTGATCGTGCTGGCCACGTACATGATTCCGAGCCAGGCGATTTTGGTGCCGCAGTTTATTTTGTACCGCAACATCGGGCTGTTCGACAGCCATCTCGGCCTAATTGTCATCAGCAGCTTCAGCGTGCTGGGGACGTTTATGCTGCGGCAATTCTTCATGGGCGTACACCAGGATTTCATCGAGTCGGCGAAAATCGACGGGGCCGGGCATTTGCGGATTTTCCGTTCGATCGGTTTGCCGCTGGTGAAGCCGGCCGTGGCGACTTATGCGATCTTGCGGTTTATCTGGACATGGAACGATTATCAGAATCCGCTGATTTTTCTACGGACCGACAAATGGTTTACGCTGCCGCTGGCGATGCAGAAGTTTACGTCCATGAGCGGGGAGTTTTATTCGCTGATTATGGCCGGGGCGGTGTCGGCGATCTTTCCGCTCCTGATTATTTTCATCATCGGGCAAAAAAGCGTAATTGAAGGAATTGCTCTCGGCGGGGTGAAAGGTTAA